A segment of the Kwoniella shivajii chromosome 2, complete sequence genome:
TTCTCTAGAGTTCGCAGTACAAGGTTTCGCCACGAAAGTTCAGGAAGGGCGAGTCGTAGGTGATGGAGCTGTTTTCTCCAGTGAGCTGTTCAACATAAACACGATAACGAGAGCTGACTATTGATCAGCTTGGTTCGTATTTGTACTGTTACTCAATCTTGCATTTGTGCTACCTGCATTGTACCTCTTACAAGGGAAGAGGTTGTTCAGATACCtaagagggagaaagagggCTTTCACGCCAAGGCAGCAGTATcgatgtgagtatatcatgtatatctGCAGTAAGACATACTCATACATTCTTTGTAGTAATATCCCCACCGTCGCATTCGCCATCAATGGCAATGACCCCTTGTCTCCTATGTGTATTTTACGCTTCCACGCTCTTGTTCATATTCCCATTACTCGCTCTTCCAATCTTGGTATTACTCTACCTGTCCTTCATCGCCAACCGATATATGATTGAGCACGTCTTTGTCGATTCCTCATCTTGTCACCCTGGAACCGTGTTAGCACTATGGTCTATTAGAAGATTCGGTTGGACACTATCACTTCAACCGTTATTATATGGTTTAATAGTGATTAGTAGAAATGAGTGGGCTATAGGATGCGTTAGTATCGGTGTGGCGGTGATCACACTTGTACTAAGTGAACTTCTGACTGTCCTCCGATTTCCACCACCGAAAAGAAAATATCTATCGGGAACAACCAGGAAAGCATTAGACGAGTTAACACGTTCGATGGGGCATCAATTTACTTCGAAGGAAAGAGATTCACGTCAATCTGATTTATCGTTACTGAATAGAGTAACCGCTTTATTACCTGGTTATTCCAGATTACCTTCTAATTGTCCAATACCACTACCGACCAATATTATTGACGACTTATCCTCCTCCGAAAAGGCTTCATATACAAATCCgagattcatcaattcagaCATTCAAATACCAAATAGGTTCTTCTATGAGAGTGATGTTAGAGGGTTGATATATCCACCGGAAATGATAGTTCCAGTTCCGGTGATTTGGTTACCATCTGATAGAGGAGGGAATATAGCTCAAGCAGAGGCAAACGAACTGGCTAGGTATCATGGGTTAGTGGCTGTTGTAGATCCCGATCCAGACGTAATCACGAGAAACGcaaaggggaaagggaaggTAAGGGAACATGCGAGAGGAGAAGCTGGCGCGCCTTTGTTGGATAAATAGTTAGATTAGTAAGGACAATGCTTGTTTGGTCGATCTGGATGTTTTGATGGATATTTGCAGGTAAAAATGATTTGGTTCTCGGCGAGCAAAGTACAGGTTATTCTGGTGAACGAAAGGTCATACATGTATCTAAAGTATTCTACCACCATCCAATACTTGAGCAATGATCACGCTGAAGCccaaagagaaaatgaaCAGACAACCGTCCTTATATGTTTGTGAAAGTAACTGCAGGTATCTTGAGCCGGTTAAGAGAGGTCTTGAAATTTTTGGGGGAAGGAGAGGGAGGAAGTTTTGTAAGAGTGAATGAGGGGGTGGGGGAGACTAAGGGAGATTTTGGATAGGCTGTTAGTGTATTATCCTGTGGGCGGGTTTCAAACGGTTGTATGAGAATGGCATgggatactcactttgagaaTCATGAATCTTGTCGTTTGCAAGATCAATTCCAGAGTTGTCCAAGCCCAAAATGCGGGCTATAGGATATTTACCACAAAGTAAGCAATCAGGCATCACAAGAACGTTTATTAGAGAAGGTATATACCAACTTACCAATACTTCTACACCACCGAATTTACCAATTGATTTAGATAAACCACTCCATCTTTGGATCCAATTACCTTCGATAGCGCTGATAAGATGTCTCGATTGGATCATCGGTTCCCACCAACCGACAGTGAAAAGTGCCAAGAGGATTATcgagatgaagtgaatcaTGGGGAAATACCTTTCACTTTTAGATTTCTTCGTTGTCCctcccatacccatacccatacccattcctGGGAAAGGGAATGGCATATCACCATTTCCGCCGTCCCCACCACGGCCACCACCAAAGAGGTTAGGTGGTAATCCACCTAACCCTGCTGGATCATCTAAATCACCTAATAACCTTTGTGATCCCTCTGGACCTGAACTTGGacccattcttcccatcatTTGTGATAACATCGTCGCCATATCAGGTAATTCACCATTTGCACCACCAGGAGGTCCACCACCGAACATTGACATCATGGATTCTAATTGAGATGACATTGCTTGTTGTTCAGCTGACATGTTGGCTGGTTGAGGGTTTCTTTGAGCATTGGAAGTTGGATTCAAACTTGAActgaaagtggaagtggaagggGTTTTAGTGGACTGTGATATGATTGGAGGTGTTTCAGATTGCGGTgtagatgaaggtgaaggctTGACTAGGTACCAGTGAAACAGCAGCAGATGTCAGTCATGCGAACCAGTGTGTGATCTACGTTAATCTCCTCACTCACAGTCTTCCGCATATAACGACTGAGCTTCATCCCCTCTGGCTGATTGAGCTAGTTTAGCTAAACCCGTATTTCCCCTAGCTAGGATTTTGGCCTTTCGAGCCGCTGCACGTGAAGCTGCGTCTGACATCGTGGTTGCTTGTGGTTGATGTGGACTCTCTATCACAGACAGGTGAATTCAATCAGCAGAAAGGCGTTGATGATATCCATCTACGTACTACGAGCACTATACTATCCAGTGATAAGATATCGTTTGATGACGTGGCATTACCTCTGGTGTTACCCCGCATTTTTCCGCCGGTATATACCCTcgatctctcttttttcgttTGAATTCGGGGTCTCTTTTTATTGAGTCGCAAAAATCAGAGAACGTTTTCGAAAACACAACTGAATACTGACATTCattcaacaaatcaaaaGTGTACCATTGACACCCCTTTCATCAGACCAAATCACCAAACATAACACTAGCAATTCACCCAACACCACCTCTCGTATTTACCATGACAACAATGTCAACTGGAACACCTTCACCGGACAGAAACAGACCATTGGATGATCGAAAAGTCACCGGTGTAAGTTGATCCTTTCCGTCactccttcctctttcccaaGTGATTGTCGCTGAGTCCCCCGTCATATTCAGTACGACCCTTTGATCCCTCCTGCCCTCTTACGACATGATCTCCCTGTGCCAGCCGTAGCTTCAAAAACCATCTCTTCATCCCGACGTACCGCATCTTCAATCGTAAGAGGAACAGATCCTCTATCGAGATTACTCGTCATTGTCGGTCCGTGTAGTATCCACGATATCGATCAAGCAAAAGAGTACGCTTCgagattgagaaaaggtgTTCAAGAAGGTAGATGGCAAGGATTAGAAGTCGTCATGCGGGTTTACTTGTAAGGATGACCATATACTGCACTTCTTATACAAATGGCTAACCACGTTTCTGTGAATAGCGAAAAACCAAGAACGACAGTAGGATGGAAAGGTTTAATCAACGATCCAGATATCAACAACTCTTTCGCAATCAACAAAGGTTTGAGAATTGCCAGAGAATTACTAtgtgatatcaatgatatgGGTATGCCCGTTGGATGTGAATTGCTCGATACTATTAGGTGAGCACATAAGGAATCACTTGCTTGGCAACAAGTGCTGATCTGAACGTTAGCCCTCAATTCATCGCCGACTTGATCACATGGGGCGCTATTGGTGCCCGAACTACtgaatctcaacttcatcgaGAACTCGCTTCAGGCGCTTCTTTCCCTATAGGGTTCAAAAATGGTACAGATGGATCAGTCGGTGTAGCTATCGACGCTATGCAATCCGCTTCTCATCCTCATAATTTCATGGGTATCAATTCACAGGGTATGGCTTCTATCGTCAAAACAAGTGGAAACAGTGATTGTCATGTCATCTTACGAGGTGGTACCCATGGACCCAATTACGCGTGAGCATTACAATGATATCTCAAAACCAGCATTACTGACTGATACATGCTATACGGATTTAGATCTGAACACGTACAAAAAGCTTTATCAACTATGCGAACCAAAAACCCCGATGATCACGCTTCAATCATGGTTGATTGCTCACACGgcaattcatcaaagaatcatctgaatcaaCCTATAGTAGCTGCAAACTTGGCGGAACAAATCGCAGCTGGTGAAGAGGGAATAACCGGTATTATGTGAGCAAACCAACTATGCTTTTTGAAATGAGCAAAGCTAACGCGGCGTTTTGCTATAGGTTCGAGAGTAACTTGAAGGGTGGTAAACAAAGCAGTGATAAACCTCGTGATCAACTTGAGTACGGTGTATCGATTACTGATGGTAAGTCTTCGCACACACTGAGATCTGATCCTGCCCTGTCGCTGACTGTTTTCATAGCATGTGTTGATTGGGAGATGACCGTTGATATGCTCGATAACCTTAACAAGGTAAGTATGCTTTGGTGTTCTGATTGTTTTGTATCTACAAGCTGACAGCTGTATGCAGGCATCGCTCACACGAAGAGCTCTTCTCGACGCTAGACATGccaatggaaatggtcaaCCTCCAGCTCTCAAAAGACTGAAGACAGAGGAGTAGACGATGAACGTAGATTGAGGATACTATGTCATTTTTCAATGTAAATTGCATGCGTAATATTACTTTAATTATTGctttcttgatatcatacAACTCTTCTTACTCGTTCAGCGAGATATGCCCTCTAGGTACCTCACCTTCCTACTCGACAGATACACAGTCAGCATGCTGTTTGAAAATGATCGGATAGTAAACGTACATTTACATCTGCACCATCTGTGAACCATCTTTCTTTATTGGTGATGGGAATGGTATTACCGCTCATTTGACGTGATTTCATCCTTCCGTCTTCGGCGAATACCTTGTAGTCGACATATAAGCATACAGCAACACGAACATTTTGAAGGGTGAATCACCTACCCAATGTTCCAATCCATACGTTCTATACCATTGtgaattgatatcttccGTTTCTGAATATTCATACCAAAATTCAACTGCTCTACAATTCACACGTGTTGTTGACAGTCAGCATAGACCCTCATGACCGCTATgtcgaaaaggaagacaTCTTTagagatactcacatttTATTATCCTTAAAAGCGAATaattcttttctcaatctatagttcttttctctttcccatttccTAGTCAAGAATTCTTCGATAGACTGGGTACCTTGAAAGAATTGATCTCTGTTACGCCATATAGAATCAGGTGTATAGGCCGGTGAGATCGATTTGGGTGTTTTGGTATCTACCATATGACGATGAGCATGAGCTTTAACTCGACACCACCTATGCTGTTCGGTTTTGGTCCCCAGAGATTGCTGTAGTACAGGACAAAAATAGCCACTCACTCCATTTGTCTTGAGCGGCCTTTACTTTCCTAGGTCAGAACCACTGTTCAGTACACAGGCTCATAGGAGGAAGGTTGAGGGGCAACTCACTGATGGGCCGTCTCAGCTGTAAATGGAGGTAGAGGATGTAACGGTTGACTTGACATATTCACCAATTGTATGATGGATTTGAAACTTCGTTGTTCGTTTTCTGGCAACGCCTGGTATCCTTTTATGTCGTCTCCCTGCTTGATCTATGTTGAACAGAGGAATGGTTCATGCAAAAGTTGCTTATCAATCATGTATGAATATTCGAGTCACGATCAACAAATATAGGACATGCTGTATGAACAACTCGGCTAATAATGACTCATGAATGCCCGAATCCGAATACTTATGTGATCGCGAGCAAACCTCACTTCCGAATTATCAGATAATTATTCGACATCAAAACGATATATCATTCCGAATCCCTCAAAGAGAACACGCATGGGTCTTTCAAGGACATGAACGGTCTGGAACGAATACTGGGTAAAAAGCGTTGATGCATCATGCGTGGCCCAGAACAGAATGCCCGATACGATATTTCTCTGCTTCTCCGCAACAATCAAATGCGAACACAATATCCCTGAGATGCGAGCGTCAAGTCTCAATTGGTCATAGCATATGCAATGCATATATTTTTGCGGTGATATTGCTTATTTAGCGAGATACTTTTGCAAGCCCTCAGCTAACCCATGCGACGgttcctcatcctcatcaaagGGAAGTCCATCTCCGTTGTCCTGTGTGATATTGAACAACATAAGTAATCGAGTTTGAAATCGACTGTCTAGACTGGGAAAGGATTTGACTCACTTCTATGACTTGGCCGTCCTCGTCAAACACGACTTGGTCGAACTGTTCCGTCCACCAATGCGATCAGCCAATCGTTTGTGAGAATCCAGAGTAAAAATTACACTCACGTTCCAacttttctcttcaccatctggTAGATACGAAGTATTGCCATTCCAGtcaatcttccattctcCCAAAGGGGACTTCCGCTGATCCCcagtttgatcaatctgtCTAACGTATTTGGAAGTTGAACAAGTTCCAGCTTTTATCTTCGCATGTGGGTCATCCAATAACTACATACAACCGGATCAGTATTGATCTAAGATTGACTCGAAAGCGATTGACGAGACTTACAGCTCTACCCAGCGCGATTACAGTAGCAGCGTGACCAAATATCGATATTGTCTTCACATCAGGATATTCATTTTCTATCCGTTTGATGAAAACAGACATGAAAGTTTCTATCCTATCCCATAACTCTTCGAGCGATTCACCGCGTCTGTTAGGATGATAAGTGGGTGAATAGGTTGGATGTAAAGAATCATTGGGGAAATGTTCATGCAGTTTAGAGACTTCATGTGGTCTGGTATGTAAGCCTAGGAGAACAGATGAACCGATCAGCTTAAGGTAAATGGTTGTTGTGTCAACGATGCCGACTCACCAGATCCAGCTTTGGCTTTTGAGAACCTAACTCAAGAATGTGAATTTACGAACGATCTCTCATGGTAGATCAACATGACATACCATTCCATTACACCATGCTCCAGATGAAGTTTCTGATTTAGATTCTTGGCTAGCGGTAAGGAAGTTTGGATACATCGGTAAAATGGACTGGTGAATATCATTTCTGGAGATGGAGAACCATCCGTCGGCGAAGCTAGAAACTTCCCCAGATCTTCTGC
Coding sequences within it:
- a CDS encoding 3-deoxy-7-phosphoheptulonate synthase codes for the protein MSTGTPSPDRNRPLDDRKVTGYDPLIPPALLRHDLPVPAVASKTISSSRRTASSIVRGTDPLSRLLVIVGPCSIHDIDQAKEYASRLRKGVQEGRWQGLEVVMRVYFEKPRTTVGWKGLINDPDINNSFAINKGLRIARELLCDINDMGMPVGCELLDTISPQFIADLITWGAIGARTTESQLHRELASGASFPIGFKNGTDGSVGVAIDAMQSASHPHNFMGINSQGMASIVKTSGNSDCHVILRGGTHGPNYASEHVQKALSTMRTKNPDDHASIMVDCSHGNSSKNHLNQPIVAANLAEQIAAGEEGITGIMFESNLKGGKQSSDKPRDQLEYGVSITDACVDWEMTVDMLDNLNKASLTRRALLDARHANGNGQPPALKRLKTEE